One window of Quercus robur chromosome 12, dhQueRobu3.1, whole genome shotgun sequence genomic DNA carries:
- the LOC126708294 gene encoding uncharacterized protein LOC126708294, protein MDLVEWNSPILIVITETRMNGASALEMIETLPFDGAKVTDTIGFAGGIWLLWRTDSVQVDVLATTEQEIHAIIRVRSQTLSWIISAIYASPRFAERCMLWENLKLISNLHDLPWALMGDFNEVISEGGKFGGNPTCQRRVRAILDCINEYQMMDLGFSGPKFTWTNKRELGGLIQCRLDRCWANPSWKAYFLKASVTHLARVNSDHCLLLLNLYPNLVANSNKPFRFQPMWLSHKDFPAIVRDSWEGREEDLPGAVTRFTQKAQTWNKEVFGNIFVRKRQIMARLLGTQKALANNPNNFLINLQDQLFEEYNVILQIEEEL, encoded by the coding sequence ATGGATTTAGTGGAGTGGAACAGTCCTATTCTCATTGTTATTACTGAAACCAGGATGAATGGAGCAAGCGCTTTGGAGATGATTGAGACATTACCTTTTGATGGGGCGAAAGTGACAGATACAATTGGTTTTGCTGGGGGTATCTGGTTGCTCTGGAGGACTGATTCGGTGCAAGTGGATGTGCTGGCAACAACGGAGCAAGAGATTCATGCCATCATCAGGGTAAGATCTCAAACTCTAAGCTGGATTATTAGTGCCatttatgctagtcctaggtTTGCTGAGAGATGCATGCTTTGGGAAAACCTTAAATTGATATCTAATTTACACGATCTTCCTTGGGCTCTTATGGGAGATTTTAATGAGGTTATCTCTGAAGGGGGAAAATTTGGGGGCAATCCTACCTGTCAAAGAAGAGTGAGAGCCATTCTTGACTGTATTAATGAGTACCAAATGATGGACTTGGGCTTTTCAGGGCCTAAATTTACCTGGACTAATAAGAGAGAATTAGGGGGCCTTATCCAATGCAGGCTTGATAGGTGTTGGGCCAACCCTAGTTGGAAAGCCTATTTTCTTAAGGCTAGTGTGACTCACTTGGCTAGAGTGAACTCGGACCACTGCCTTCTCCTGTTAAATTTATATCCTAATCTTGTGGCAAATTCTAACAAACCTTTTAGGTTCCAACCCATGTGGCTTAGTCACAAGGATTTCCCTGCCATTGTTAGGGATTCATGGGAAGGGAGAGAAGAAGATTTACCTGGTGCTGTTACTAGATTCACTCAGAAGGCCCAAACTTGGAATAAAGAagtttttgggaatatttttGTGAGGAAAAGGCAGATTATGGCTAGGCTGCTTGGTACTCAGAAAGCCCTTGCCAATAACCCTAATAACTTTCTTATTAATCTACAAGATCAGCTTTTTGAAGAGTATAATGTGATTCTCCAGATTGAGGAGGAACTCTAG
- the LOC126709939 gene encoding protein root UVB sensitive 6-like isoform X3, with translation MPMRVTGDPQEQKRGELTEEAPSSHSPAILLFLSSPPPSKRRLQLRFTSDLLMELDAGVELATASVPHPFLPLGGAANIVKNVVAVTLTSTRTPIYKAFAKGENIGDVIAKGECVGNIVDLATWRYKCSRS, from the exons ATGCCTATGAGGGTCACCGGAGATCCACAAGAGCAAAAGCGAGGAGAGCTTACAGAAGAAGCGCCTTCGAGCCACTCACCAGCAatccttctcttcctctcttcaCCACCACCGTCAAAAAGAAG GTTACAGCTACGATTTACGAGTGATCTCCTTATGGAGCTGGATGCTGGTGTGGAGTTGGCAACTGCATCTGTGCCACACCCTTTTCTTCCTTTGGGTGGTGCTGCTAACATAGTAAAG AATGTGGTTGCTGTAACATTAACATCAACTCGTACTCCAATTTACAAAGCCTTTGCCAAAGGAGAAAACATTGGGGATGTAATTGCTAAAGGAGAATGTGTTGGGAATATTGTAGATCTG GCTACTTGGAGGTACAAATGCTCAAGAAGTTAG
- the LOC126709939 gene encoding protein root UVB sensitive 6-like isoform X2 — protein MPMRVTGDPQEQKRGELTEEAPSSHSPAILLFLSSPPPSKRRLQLRFTSDLLMELDAGVELATASVPHPFLPLGGAANIVKNVVAVTLTSTRTPIYKAFAKGENIGDVIAKGECVGNIVDLECGEQSILWKYTCKIAECSKF, from the exons ATGCCTATGAGGGTCACCGGAGATCCACAAGAGCAAAAGCGAGGAGAGCTTACAGAAGAAGCGCCTTCGAGCCACTCACCAGCAatccttctcttcctctcttcaCCACCACCGTCAAAAAGAAG GTTACAGCTACGATTTACGAGTGATCTCCTTATGGAGCTGGATGCTGGTGTGGAGTTGGCAACTGCATCTGTGCCACACCCTTTTCTTCCTTTGGGTGGTGCTGCTAACATAGTAAAG AATGTGGTTGCTGTAACATTAACATCAACTCGTACTCCAATTTACAAAGCCTTTGCCAAAGGAGAAAACATTGGGGATGTAATTGCTAAAGGAGAATGTGTTGGGAATATTGTAGATCTG GAATGTGGAGAACAATCTATTCTCTGGAAGTATACCTGCAAAATTGCTGAGTGTTCCAAATTTTAG
- the LOC126709939 gene encoding protein root UVB sensitive 6-like isoform X1, producing MPMRVTGDPQEQKRGELTEEAPSSHSPAILLFLSSPPPSKRRLQLRFTSDLLMELDAGVELATASVPHPFLPLGGAANIVKNVVAVTLTSTRTPIYKAFAKGENIGDVIAKGECVGNIVDLVCLSNFSFYFYRMISIFGMRDRSIK from the exons ATGCCTATGAGGGTCACCGGAGATCCACAAGAGCAAAAGCGAGGAGAGCTTACAGAAGAAGCGCCTTCGAGCCACTCACCAGCAatccttctcttcctctcttcaCCACCACCGTCAAAAAGAAG GTTACAGCTACGATTTACGAGTGATCTCCTTATGGAGCTGGATGCTGGTGTGGAGTTGGCAACTGCATCTGTGCCACACCCTTTTCTTCCTTTGGGTGGTGCTGCTAACATAGTAAAG AATGTGGTTGCTGTAACATTAACATCAACTCGTACTCCAATTTACAAAGCCTTTGCCAAAGGAGAAAACATTGGGGATGTAATTGCTAAAGGAGAATGTGTTGGGAATATTGTAGATCTGGTATGCTTATCAAACTTCTCGTTCTATTTTTACAGGATGATATCTATATTTGGAATGAGAGATAGGTCtatcaaatga